The nucleotide sequence ACTGACCCTCGTAGCTGCTCAGGTATTTTCTCTCTCCTCCACCATTGTGATTTACGCCGTAAGAATTCAGATGAGCGACCGGTCCAGTGACGACGACCTCCGTCCCCGAAAACGAAATGGTGTCGATTGCACCACGAAAGAACTTATTCGAATGGTCGAACTGCAACTGATCCCAATCGGCAGCAAAGAGGCTTTCGACATTGCCATAGTCGTCCACAAGATCGTCGATCACGGGGTCATATATATACTGGAGCCGCACGTCCTTTCCCTCACTGTCGACTGTCCTTGAATCCGCATCGAGAAGGATCGCATCAGTCTGCTTGCGGATGACAACCGATGCAGCTCGATCAATCATCGCTTTTACGTCGGAAACGGTTTCCGCGTCAAGTCGGGCCGTGAGGTAAAGATGCCCGGCGTCGAAGGGAACGTATTGAGGTTGCCCCGGATTCGACGATTGAATCATTCCAAGCCACCAATTGTAACCCACCGCTTCCGGTTCGAAATAACGGTCGCCCGAAACAATTTCGCTCCGATCAAAATTCCCGAATGGCGTCGTTCCACGGTAATAAGGATTATAAATTGCGCGGTCGGCGGGCGAGTCCGAGGAGCCGCCGGCCTCCCCCTCTTCCAAGTCGAACTGCAAGAGCGTCAGCTCAGAATCGACGGAAGCATAAGTGATATTTCCGTTGTTGTAGGCGGTCGAAGAGGCTTCGGGATTATCTCCAAGATTCGGACTGTTCGGGGCAATCTGCTGAATGCGGTGTGGCAATCCTTTCGTCAATACGATCACACAAATCAACTCCGCCAGACCGTCCCCATTTTCGTCGACATTCCCATTCAAATAGGTGCGAATAGGCGTTCGGATCTTACTGATAAAGTCGGCGTAGGAGATGGTTCCCGGCAGGAGAGACTCGTCATTGAGATCTAGTTTCTTCACCCCTTTCCGTGCTTCTGCATAGTAGTCGGCCACTTCCTGACTGTCCCCATTCTGACTGTTGTAGACCACAAGAACCTGTTCTGGATCCAAGGCCAGAAGACCTCGGCCAAAACAAAAGAGGACTGCAGCGAGGACAATGAAACGGACGTGGGGCATCGAACAAGAAGAATAATGAAAACTATAACAATTCCTAAAAAGAGCAAAAATCTGCGGTCGAAACAGATCTCACGGCCGGGCCTCTGATTCAAGCACACCTCGCTAAAGACGGAGCAATTTACCAGCGTTATACAAATTCACCGGTAGATTGAGAAACCTCATCCCAGGAACCTTGCATTTTGCAACGGGCAAGACTCCCCTCAAATCACCAAAGGGGAGGACCTACGAGATCGATCCCGCGAATTAATCCGAAAGGCCAGCTAGAATTTCAATCCAGGATGCGGTGGTCCGACCTCACCCGAAAAAATCAACCACCCCGCCGTGCCGCGACCGCCCATTCGTAGACTTGTGAGTATTCTGCCGCGGAACGATCCCAAGAAGCGTCTCGGGTCATCCCGTTGATCCGGAGTCGGTGAACTTCATCGGGCGCATGCTCCCAAAGAGTGATGGCCTCAAATATCCTTCCTAAAAGGTCATGCGGATGCGGATCATCGAAAAGAAAGCCATTCGAATTTTCCTGTCCCACCGGGATGACCGTGTCCGCTAACCCTCCTGTTCGGCGAACAACCGGAATCGTCCCGTATCGCATTGCATACTGTTGCCCCAGCCCACACGGCTCGAAACGGCTTGGCATGATAAAGAAATCAGATCCCGCAATAATCCGATGCGCAAGTGCTTCGCTGAATCCAATGTAGGTCCCTACACAATTCGGATGACGCCAAGCGGCTTGCGAGAAACTGTCTTCTTGCCATTGCTCCCCGGAGCCGAGAACTACCAATTGCATTCGGCCACTATCCGCGATTCTCTCCACCACAGAGGCAAGCAGATCGAGTCCCTTCTGGTGAAAAAGTCGGGATACGACTCCGAAAAGAGGTATATGAGGGTTCACCTCAAGACCAAATTCGCGTTGCAAATCGGCCTTCACACGATCTTTCCCAGCGAGATTTTCTACTGAATAGTTTTCGGGCAGCTGGGGGTCGGTCGCCGGATTCCAGGCGTCGAGATCGATCCCATTTAAGATCCCGACCAGGTCAGCTCCCTTGAAACGCAATGCGTGATCCAAACCAAAACCACCACTAGGGCTACGGATCTCGAAAGAATAAGTCGGACTGACGGTTGTGATCTTATTTGCATGATAGATCGCTCCCTTCATCCAATTCATTCGCCCCAAGGATTCGAGCCCTGCTTCTTGATAAACCCAGCTCGGCAACTGAGTGTAATTGAGAACCTCAGGCGAAAAATTCCCTTGGTGCTCGAGGTTGTGAATCGTGTAAACGGAGGAAGTCCCCTGCCACGGTCCACTATTGTAGAGAGTGTTTAAATAGATCGGAACCAGCCCCGTGGTCCAATCGTGGCAATGGACCACATCTGGAATCCAGTCGAGCAAGTGACAGGTCTCCAATGCGGCCCGCGCAAAGAAAGCAAACCGACGGTCATTATCACCATGAGCCCCCCAAGGACCATGATATATTTCCCCGCGGGAGAAGTACTCCCCATACTCAATAAAATAGAGAGGAACCTTCGCCCCATGATTGATCTCAGTCTCCCAAAGCGAAGCGAACTGCGTACCATCTCCCGTCGGAACGTAGAGAATTTCGGGACGCCGCGCCCAATTTTCCTCGATCGTGAGACTTCCGTGGCGGGGACAAACAATCCGAACATCGTGTCCGGCCGCCGCCAGCGCTTTGGGCAATGCCCCGACTACATCAGCCAACCCACCTTCTTTGACGAAGGGAGCGACTTCGGGTGCAACCATCAATATCTTCATTCTTCCTTCTTCTCTGACCCTTGATCTTCTTCTTCTCCCGATGAATCCTCATCCGAGTAAGAGGTTTCCTCAAGCTTGAGGCGAAAATTGAACAGGGGTAAGAGCAGAAACAAGCCGACACAGGTAAAACCGAGAACCGCGTAGCCCGTGATATCATGAACCTTTCCGGCAATCGCATCAGAGCCATAAACATGAGCCCAACTGGTGAGGAAGAGACTGCGCACGATATTCATGATAAAGGCGAAGATCATCGCGCAAACGACGAGGAGAATTTTCTTCCACCAACGATTGAGAAACACCGCAGCCAGAAATGATCCGGCAAAGAGGCAGGCCGTCAGAGAGCGGATCCCCGAGCAGGCGTCTTCCACTCCTACCCGTCCCTTTTCTAGGATAAGAGTATTGCCCTCCCGCTGAAGCGGAATTCCTAGAATATCGAAGACGTTGAAAACAATAACAGTAACCTTATTGAGCAGAAACAGGCTTACCTTCGTCTCGGCAAAATCCAAAAGCGGAATTGAAAGAATCCAAATCAAGGCAGGGAAGACAAACAAACCCGTGAAAAGAAACCGATAGCGTGCAGGAACCGTAGTTCCTTCGCCTACCGGAGCCCACCCAGCTCCAATAAAAGCCATTGAAATACAGGTGGCGGCAAATCCGTAAGCAAGCGCCTGTCCACCGGGCAAGAGAGGATTATTCGCAATCGCCTGTAGGAATCCTCCTAAGAGGAAAAGGCCCAATCCACCCAGTGCCCCGCACCAAGCGAGAGCAACAAGCAGTCCGGTGCCCAGTGACTGCGAACG is from Puniceicoccus vermicola and encodes:
- a CDS encoding exosortase/archaeosortase family protein — encoded protein: MVSSTPSKPAETGFPSYIRYTGFLLIAMAGYLVFDQQKWWANREDYSFGFIVPFFVGYVVYERWAQIKAFLQERKWNGEVVPVLPRSQSLGTGLLVALAWCGALGGLGLFLLGGFLQAIANNPLLPGGQALAYGFAATCISMAFIGAGWAPVGEGTTVPARYRFLFTGLFVFPALIWILSIPLLDFAETKVSLFLLNKVTVIVFNVFDILGIPLQREGNTLILEKGRVGVEDACSGIRSLTACLFAGSFLAAVFLNRWWKKILLVVCAMIFAFIMNIVRSLFLTSWAHVYGSDAIAGKVHDITGYAVLGFTCVGLFLLLPLFNFRLKLEETSYSDEDSSGEEEDQGSEKKEE
- the glgA gene encoding glycogen synthase GlgA, whose translation is MKILMVAPEVAPFVKEGGLADVVGALPKALAAAGHDVRIVCPRHGSLTIEENWARRPEILYVPTGDGTQFASLWETEINHGAKVPLYFIEYGEYFSRGEIYHGPWGAHGDNDRRFAFFARAALETCHLLDWIPDVVHCHDWTTGLVPIYLNTLYNSGPWQGTSSVYTIHNLEHQGNFSPEVLNYTQLPSWVYQEAGLESLGRMNWMKGAIYHANKITTVSPTYSFEIRSPSGGFGLDHALRFKGADLVGILNGIDLDAWNPATDPQLPENYSVENLAGKDRVKADLQREFGLEVNPHIPLFGVVSRLFHQKGLDLLASVVERIADSGRMQLVVLGSGEQWQEDSFSQAAWRHPNCVGTYIGFSEALAHRIIAGSDFFIMPSRFEPCGLGQQYAMRYGTIPVVRRTGGLADTVIPVGQENSNGFLFDDPHPHDLLGRIFEAITLWEHAPDEVHRLRINGMTRDASWDRSAAEYSQVYEWAVAARRGG